In Chiroxiphia lanceolata isolate bChiLan1 chromosome 2, bChiLan1.pri, whole genome shotgun sequence, a single genomic region encodes these proteins:
- the IFFO1 gene encoding intermediate filament family orphan 1 isoform X3, with protein sequence MNPLFGPNLFLLPQEQQGLPGPELPPPPAAEPLPGEPPAGPFPAPPAAMALRNDLGSNISVLKTLNLRFRCFLAKVHELERRNRQLEKQLQQALEEGAGGRGRGPPRRDQAVQTGFVGPIRTLGLGLGPGLGLGPTRALGSPGCRPGAPAQPSAFSAGSRFMPGTIWSFSQARRLGPGPETTLVQGPGVSWVHPDGVGVQIDTITPEIRALYNVLAKVKRERDEYKRRWEEEYTVRVQLQDRVTELQEEAQEAEACQEELAMKVEQLKAELVVFKGLMSNNITELDTKIQEKAMKVDMDICRRIDITAKLCDVAQQRNCEDMIKMFQSLHLSPVKVPASVGRKRERKQVSDEDTSLSESDASRKPEEEEEDETTAMSINEEMQRMLNQLREYDFEDDCDSLTWEETEETLLLWEDFSGYAIAAAEVQGEQQDDSLEKVIKDTESLFKSREKEYQETIDQIELELATAKNDMNRHLHEYMEMCSMKRGLDVQMETCRRLITQSGDRKSPAFTPSSNSESAPNEESEESDRDPPSDASIR encoded by the exons ATGAACCCGCTCTTCGGTCCCAACCTCTTCCTACTGCCgcaggagcagcaggggctgccGGGCCCCgagctgccgccgccgcccgccgccgagCCCCTGCCGGGGGAGCCGCCCGCCGGCCCCttccccgcgccgcccgccgccaTGGCCCTCCGCAACGACCTGGGCTCCAACATCAGCGTCCTGAAGACGCTGAACCTGCGGTTCCGCTGCTTCCTGGCCAAGGTCCACGAGCTGGAGCGGCGCAACCggcagctggagaagcagctgcagcaggcgCTGGAGGAGGGGGCGGGCGGCCGCGGCCGCGGACCCCCGCGCCGGGACCAGGCGGTGCAGACCGGCTTCGTGGGTCCCATCCgcaccctggggctggggctggggccggggctggggctggggcccACCCGGGCGCTGGGGTCCCCCGGCTGCCGCCCCGGcgcccctgcccagccctctgCCTTCTCGGCCGGTTCCCGCTTCATGCCCGGCACCATCTGGTCCTTCTCGCAAGCCCGGCGGCTCGGCCCGGGGCCCGAGACCACCCTGGTGCAGGGACCGGGAGTCTCCTGGGTCCATCCCGACGGGGTGGGCGTGCAGATCGACACCATCACCCCGGAGATCCGGGCCCTCTACAATGTGCTGGCCAAGGTGAAGAGGGAGCGCGACGAGTACAAACGCAG ATGGGAAGAGGAGTACACAGTGCGTGTCCAGCTTCAGGACCGGGTGACTGAGCTGCAGGAG gaagcccAGGAGGCTGAAGcttgccaggaggagctggccATGAAGGTGGAGCAGCTCAAGGCAGAGCTTGTTGTCTTCAAGGGACTGATGAGCAAT AACATCACAGAGCTGGACACAAAGATCCAAGAGAAGGCCATGAAGGTGGACATGGACATCTGCCGGCGCATCGACATCACTGCCAAGCTGTGTGACGTGGCACAGCAGCGGAACTGCGAGGACATGATCAAGATGTTTCAG TCTCTGCACTTGTCTCCCGTTAAGGTCCCAGCCTCGGTGGGGCGGAAGCGGGAGCGCAAGCAGGTCAGCGACGAAGACACCTCACTATCAGAGAGTGATGCCTCCCGAAAAcctgaagaggaagaggaggatgagacCACTGCCATGAGTATCAATGAGGAAATGCAGAGGATGCTGAACCAGCT GAGGGAGTATGACTTTGAAGATGACTGTGACAGCCTCACGTGGGAGGAGACAGAAGAAACGCTGCTCCTCTGGGAGGACTTCTCTGGATATGCCATTGCAGCCGCAGAGGTGCAGGGGGAG CAGCAGGACGACAGCCTAGAGAAGGTGATCAAGGACACGGAGTCACTGTTCAAGAGCCGTGAGAAGGAGTACCAGGAAACCATTGACCAAATAGAG CTGGAACTGGCCACAGCCAAGAACGACATGAACCGGCACCTTCACGAGTACATGGAAATGTGCAGCATGAAGCGAGGCTTGGACGTGCAGATGGAGACTTGCCGGCGGCTCATCACCCAGTCTGGGGACAG AAAGTCTCCTGCCTTCACCCCGAGCTCCAACAGTGAGTCAGCCCCGAATGAGGAGAGTGAGGAATCGGACCGCGATCCACCCAGCGATGCTTCTATCAGATAA